From the Gemmatimonadota bacterium genome, one window contains:
- a CDS encoding peptide ABC transporter substrate-binding protein, translated as LYYDIKGAKAYNQRETDDVDTVGVRAVDDYTLVIETEQSCAFLPHITAYLTSAPVPPWQVEKYGDQWALAGTCLTNGPFQLETWKTGQYMTFGLNPYYVGSNPGHLRQIVRIFNAMVGSVSAANDMGLLPYENDEIDVIDVSPMVYGGLRDDPEWNERAWSYDQFTTIYLFFRTRQPPFDNLKVRQAFAHAIDQVSLNETILQEMMIPAYTMLPLHFPGYVGDKYRDHQRFDVELARQLLAEAGYPDGRGFPRMDIWLADATPASAISQAAQAIQEMLKENLNIQIEIRNTEGAAYRSAMYNWEFPMSIIGFNYDFPDPHSMLGIIWRSQPRGYTRHDWLNPEFDRLIDTAAGELNHEARMAMYEEAEGILASEAAAVFLWHVKAYQLRKPWLKGFREDRWGNFPNYRNANTYFDLYIGKEAVDSDRRIDY; from the coding sequence CTCTATTACGACATCAAGGGCGCAAAGGCCTACAACCAGCGGGAAACGGACGACGTCGACACCGTGGGCGTCCGGGCCGTGGACGACTACACCCTGGTCATCGAGACGGAGCAGTCCTGCGCATTTCTGCCTCACATCACCGCGTACCTCACTTCCGCGCCCGTCCCGCCGTGGCAAGTGGAGAAGTACGGGGACCAGTGGGCGCTTGCCGGCACCTGCCTGACCAACGGACCCTTTCAGCTCGAGACGTGGAAAACGGGCCAGTACATGACGTTCGGCCTCAACCCGTACTACGTGGGCTCCAATCCCGGCCATCTCCGCCAGATCGTCCGCATATTCAACGCCATGGTCGGCTCGGTGAGCGCGGCGAACGACATGGGCCTACTGCCCTACGAAAACGACGAGATCGACGTGATCGACGTCAGCCCAATGGTCTACGGCGGCCTGCGCGACGACCCGGAGTGGAACGAACGGGCGTGGTCCTACGACCAGTTCACGACGATCTACCTGTTCTTCAGGACGCGCCAGCCCCCCTTCGACAACCTCAAGGTACGCCAGGCCTTCGCCCACGCCATCGACCAGGTTTCGCTCAACGAGACGATTCTCCAGGAAATGATGATCCCGGCCTATACCATGCTGCCGCTCCATTTCCCCGGCTACGTGGGAGACAAGTACAGGGACCACCAGCGGTTCGACGTGGAGCTCGCCCGGCAGCTGCTCGCCGAGGCCGGCTATCCGGACGGCAGGGGTTTCCCGCGAATGGATATCTGGCTCGCCGACGCCACACCCGCTTCCGCCATCAGCCAGGCGGCCCAGGCGATCCAGGAGATGCTCAAGGAGAACCTGAACATCCAGATCGAAATTCGGAACACGGAAGGCGCGGCGTACCGGTCGGCCATGTATAACTGGGAGTTTCCCATGAGCATCATCGGGTTCAACTACGACTTTCCCGATCCCCACAGCATGCTGGGCATCATCTGGCGGTCTCAGCCCAGGGGGTACACACGCCATGACTGGTTGAACCCGGAATTCGACCGGCTGATCGACACGGCAGCCGGAGAACTGAACCACGAGGCGCGCATGGCGATGTACGAAGAGGCGGAGGGGATTCTCGCCTCGGAGGCCGCCGCCGTCTTCCTCTGGCATGTCAAGGCCTATCAGCTGCGCAAACCCTGGCTGAAGGGATTCAGGGAAGACCGGTGGGGGAACTTCCCCAACTACCGGAACGCGAACACATACTTCGACCTCTACATCGGTAAGGAGGCCGTGGACAGTGACCGGCGCATTGACTACTGA
- a CDS encoding TolC family protein — protein sequence MKSIPAIVILIFTLVSLTPWTPVQAQSQVESAQSRQQEVYIGLLVDSGPVTTDPQSSLAQLQEEIHRVLGAERSVHFLPEHLRVTLGQADRVLAEYASLSGDPSVDLIIAVGAVSASTLAAQGALPKPTIAMGIMDTDLQEMPLVEPGVSGVSNYTYILSAGSIQDDLAAFHHIHPFARLAVIVSENLKDALDFQSFFDRLAAPFGARVELVFWGTEAPFPVVSDAADAVYLTMTFERQPQEILPLVSALAERKLPSFARGRHYVDAGMMACIGYSNGLDQIIRKLALTVEGIVLGEDLSAMPVRLNFDEQLVLNATAVERTGINLSFETLFSARILETEESTADRLLSLHEVIMEGLRNNIELRIEQQNVDLAGEDVRLARSSLLPKLDVSTTLLQVDPDAAELARGTQPERSGSGAGSIQQILFSEPAFANVTIQRYLEEAARHRTDLVALDVVLNLSRAYFDILLAKTARRIQRENLEVSRRNLEIARTRNAVGYAGVADVYRWESEVAQATQASIEAFNNLYLAKVQLNRLLNRPDIDEDFDVAEIELGDQMFGRFDPTRIGRLIDNAHDLRILTEFLVEESLKNMPSVKQLEANIRAAERQQKLNRRMFYLPSVALRGQADYTYFRGGKGVQPGPSTLPGVTWNLSVHLSYPLFQGNQRRIAMDQTAVQQYQLRLREEDLRNRLSEAVRVRVTNAVSKRTNIRFARVAAESAEKNFELVQDAYLKGQLAITQLIDAQRAAFSAREAETAAVYEYLVSYLALENSIGAYTMLMTSEELGAFVDRLTTFFDRRSETP from the coding sequence ATGAAGTCCATTCCGGCCATAGTGATCCTGATTTTCACCCTTGTGTCGTTGACGCCGTGGACGCCGGTGCAGGCCCAGTCCCAGGTCGAGTCGGCCCAGTCCAGGCAGCAGGAGGTCTATATCGGCCTGCTGGTCGATTCCGGTCCCGTCACGACCGATCCTCAAAGCAGTCTGGCACAGCTCCAGGAGGAAATCCACAGGGTCTTGGGCGCAGAGAGGTCGGTCCACTTTCTCCCCGAACATCTACGCGTTACACTCGGTCAAGCGGACCGGGTCCTGGCCGAATACGCGTCGCTGTCCGGCGATCCGTCTGTCGATCTGATCATTGCCGTCGGCGCCGTGAGCGCTTCGACGCTGGCCGCACAGGGCGCTTTGCCCAAGCCGACAATCGCCATGGGAATCATGGACACGGACCTGCAGGAAATGCCCCTCGTCGAACCCGGGGTCTCTGGAGTATCAAATTACACCTATATACTCAGCGCCGGCTCGATCCAGGACGACCTGGCGGCGTTCCACCACATTCATCCGTTTGCGCGTCTGGCCGTGATCGTCAGTGAGAACCTGAAAGACGCCCTGGATTTTCAGAGTTTCTTCGATCGCCTGGCCGCGCCGTTCGGCGCCCGGGTGGAGTTGGTCTTCTGGGGGACGGAGGCGCCGTTCCCGGTGGTGAGCGACGCGGCAGACGCCGTCTACCTCACCATGACGTTCGAACGCCAGCCGCAAGAGATCCTTCCGCTGGTCTCGGCCCTCGCCGAGCGAAAGCTGCCGTCTTTTGCCAGGGGCAGGCACTACGTGGATGCGGGGATGATGGCGTGTATAGGTTACTCGAACGGCCTGGACCAGATAATCCGCAAATTGGCCCTGACCGTGGAAGGTATCGTCCTGGGCGAGGATCTGTCGGCAATGCCGGTAAGGCTCAACTTCGACGAGCAGCTGGTGCTTAACGCGACCGCCGTCGAGCGTACAGGAATCAACCTTTCATTCGAAACCCTGTTCTCGGCCCGTATTCTCGAGACCGAGGAATCGACCGCCGATCGGCTTCTCAGCCTGCATGAAGTGATTATGGAGGGCTTGAGAAACAATATCGAACTCCGGATCGAACAGCAGAACGTCGATCTGGCCGGTGAGGACGTTCGCCTGGCCAGGTCGTCACTGCTGCCAAAACTTGATGTCTCGACTACGCTGTTACAGGTCGATCCGGACGCCGCGGAGTTGGCCCGGGGTACGCAGCCCGAGCGCAGCGGCTCGGGGGCGGGGAGCATTCAACAGATCCTGTTTTCCGAGCCGGCCTTCGCCAACGTGACGATCCAGCGGTACCTGGAGGAAGCCGCCCGCCATCGTACCGACCTGGTGGCGCTGGACGTGGTGCTGAATCTGTCGAGGGCCTATTTCGATATCCTGCTCGCCAAAACGGCAAGGCGCATACAGAGGGAGAATCTGGAGGTTTCGCGGCGCAACCTCGAGATCGCCAGAACCCGGAACGCCGTGGGATACGCCGGTGTAGCGGACGTGTACCGCTGGGAAAGCGAGGTCGCCCAGGCTACGCAGGCATCCATCGAGGCATTCAATAACCTCTATCTGGCGAAGGTACAACTCAACCGGTTGCTCAATCGGCCGGATATCGACGAGGATTTCGACGTAGCGGAAATCGAGCTCGGCGATCAAATGTTCGGACGTTTCGACCCGACCCGGATCGGGCGGCTGATCGACAACGCGCACGATCTGCGGATCCTGACCGAGTTTCTCGTCGAGGAGTCCCTGAAAAACATGCCTTCGGTGAAACAACTTGAAGCCAACATAAGGGCGGCAGAACGCCAGCAGAAGTTGAACCGGCGCATGTTTTACCTTCCATCCGTGGCGCTGCGCGGGCAGGCCGACTACACCTACTTCCGTGGCGGCAAGGGGGTGCAGCCGGGCCCCTCCACGCTTCCCGGCGTCACGTGGAATTTGTCGGTCCATCTTTCCTATCCTCTCTTTCAGGGCAACCAGCGCAGGATCGCCATGGATCAGACAGCGGTGCAACAGTACCAGCTTCGCCTCCGGGAAGAGGACCTGCGCAACAGGCTTTCCGAGGCCGTCCGGGTTCGTGTGACCAACGCGGTCTCGAAGCGCACCAATATCCGTTTCGCCCGTGTCGCCGCCGAAAGCGCCGAGAAGAACTTTGAACTCGTACAGGACGCCTACCTCAAGGGGCAACTGGCAATAACCCAACTGATAGACGCACAGCGCGCGGCCTTTTCCGCGCGAGAGGCGGAAACTGCGGCCGTATATGAGTACCTGGTAAGCTATCTGGCACTGGAAAACAGCATCGGAGCCTATACGATGCTCATGACTTCGGAGGAACTGGGGGCGTTTGTCGATCGCCTGACGACCTTCTTCGACAGGAGATCGGAAACGCCATGA
- a CDS encoding efflux RND transporter periplasmic adaptor subunit encodes MKRGAMLKRKLLKVHLLALGVVVGCGSEPEIADPPVRPVKYAEIRRASAAQDQRFAGTAKAGIEAKLSFRVGGLIDSIAVKLGDRVDEGQLIAALDDRDAVLAYEQSRAALENARVQRANAQSNLIRVRELYQDLNVSLAEYEQAKNGFSSAASGYESARKSLDLQERLLGYNKIYAPVTGIVAAVNNEVNEVIQTGAPLVVLNAGRDIEMEVGVPEAHIARIRAGQPVRVRFSALPGQEFGASVQEIAYAPGASSTYPVIVRLDNPSTSIRPGMAGEVAFHFGVDSPSDPLVVPVEAVGEGAEGIYVFVIDHVEDRRGTVRRRPIRIGKLLVDGFVVDEGLAEGELVATAGLRFLLDGMEVSLLEE; translated from the coding sequence ATGAAAAGAGGTGCTATGCTGAAGCGGAAACTGCTCAAAGTCCATCTCCTGGCGCTGGGCGTCGTCGTGGGCTGTGGGTCCGAACCGGAGATTGCCGATCCTCCTGTACGTCCCGTGAAATACGCCGAGATCCGCCGCGCCAGCGCCGCACAAGACCAGCGTTTTGCCGGGACCGCGAAAGCGGGTATCGAAGCCAAGCTCAGTTTCAGAGTCGGAGGACTCATCGATTCGATCGCGGTAAAGCTGGGGGACCGGGTCGACGAGGGTCAGCTCATCGCCGCGCTGGACGACCGCGACGCGGTCCTCGCCTACGAACAGTCCAGGGCCGCGTTGGAGAATGCCCGGGTGCAGAGAGCCAATGCCCAGTCCAACCTCATACGCGTACGGGAACTTTACCAGGACCTCAATGTTTCGCTGGCTGAATACGAACAGGCCAAGAACGGGTTCTCCTCGGCCGCTTCCGGCTATGAATCGGCCAGGAAGAGCCTGGACCTGCAGGAACGCCTCCTCGGGTACAACAAGATTTACGCCCCCGTCACGGGCATCGTCGCCGCGGTGAACAACGAGGTCAACGAGGTGATCCAGACCGGCGCCCCCCTGGTCGTGCTGAACGCGGGCAGGGATATCGAAATGGAAGTGGGGGTTCCGGAAGCCCATATCGCCCGGATCCGGGCCGGCCAACCGGTGCGCGTGCGGTTTTCGGCGTTGCCCGGACAGGAATTCGGGGCGAGCGTACAGGAAATAGCTTACGCCCCGGGGGCTTCCAGCACCTATCCCGTCATCGTACGCCTCGATAACCCTTCCACCTCAATCAGGCCCGGCATGGCGGGTGAAGTGGCGTTTCACTTCGGCGTCGATAGCCCGTCCGACCCGCTCGTGGTACCCGTAGAGGCAGTGGGAGAAGGCGCCGAAGGAATCTACGTCTTTGTCATCGATCACGTAGAAGACCGCCGGGGTACTGTCCGCAGGCGGCCCATTCGAATCGGTAAACTACTGGTGGACGGGTTTGTCGTCGATGAGGGGCTGGCCGAGGGGGAACTGGTCGCTACGGCGGGACTCAGGTTCCTGCTGGACGGGATGGAAGTGAGCCTGCTGGAGGAATGA
- a CDS encoding efflux RND transporter permease subunit — protein sequence MNITKLSLENNRVTFMVLAAVLLLGLAGYQSMPRDSMPPYTVRIATVVTKLEGAGPERVEALITSRIEEVVQQLPELKTVASESRTGLSVVSVTLKEKISPGDLRAVWDRLRRKLETIQQVLPAGTDGPTVNDEGLGVVYGIVIGLAGDGFTFVELRSYAEDLRDDLIKLPDASEVEISGIQDERIYLEFNDARLAELGLSANMIRNTIASTNIVYPGGEVSLEDERIVLEPTGSYADLEDLARTFVPVGRGGSVYLGDITHIVRGYSSPRQHLVKINGRPGLALSVALSEGANVIRLGEEINRVLEVHQDRLPLGVTLNRIASQDFEVEKSVNDFTNNLLQSVLVVFLSMLFFLGLRTGLVVASLIPTAIVATLFVMGLLDLGLNQVSLAALIMALGLLVDNSIVVTESIMVKMENGADPVDAAIESTRELAVPLLVSSLTTSAAFLCFFLAESIMGEIVRPLFSVITIALLSSWLLSLTVVALLSVFFIKVKRRTAEAEDDRSFFQRLTVIYARSLQKALDRPWSFTTAIAGLFVLSVFGFGLLPFIFTSDSERNLVTLDMNLPLGTKIETTTAHVDQIEAYLADSLLVGERRRGVVDWSSFIGAGPMSYDLGYQPGEANSGYAHLLLNTSSGEDNQWVIDRLDAFCFRSFPDAKVRVAGLAGGGGGGSDVSVRIVGPDPDELFAISERIKRKLSEIAGTQNIGDDWGPKIKKITIDIDQSRARRAGLTNQDIALSLQTALTGFNTGVFREGDQSIPIILRNENSQEVDVRQLESINIYAQGSGDNVPLGQVAQIVPQWQYAKILRRDLHRTLTVSCDARAGNTARDVIDVLVPWLEEDSISWKSEYRYDLGGEAEQSAEAFGAVLAKLPLSAFIILGLLIVQFNSFRRTFIVLSTIPLGLIGVVIGLLVLRSYFGFFALLGLIALAGIVINNAIVLLDRIGIERDRFGRKLEEAIVAAARQRLRPILLTTCTTTLGLVPLYLGGGLMWEPLAVAIMSGLLFATVITLFFVPVLYKILFATRT from the coding sequence ATGAACATCACCAAACTCTCCCTGGAAAACAACCGCGTAACCTTCATGGTGCTGGCCGCGGTATTGCTGCTGGGGCTGGCCGGCTACCAATCTATGCCCCGCGACAGCATGCCCCCCTACACGGTACGTATCGCCACGGTGGTGACCAAACTGGAAGGCGCCGGTCCCGAGCGGGTCGAGGCGCTCATCACCAGCAGAATCGAAGAGGTAGTCCAGCAACTGCCCGAGTTGAAAACCGTCGCCAGCGAGTCTCGGACCGGTCTCTCGGTCGTATCCGTGACACTCAAGGAGAAGATTTCTCCGGGGGATCTCCGGGCCGTGTGGGATCGGCTGCGCCGCAAGCTCGAGACCATCCAGCAGGTCCTGCCCGCCGGCACGGACGGCCCCACGGTTAACGACGAGGGGTTAGGGGTCGTTTACGGCATTGTGATCGGACTGGCAGGCGATGGCTTCACCTTTGTCGAGCTTCGTTCTTACGCCGAGGACCTGCGGGATGATCTGATCAAGTTGCCCGACGCTTCCGAGGTGGAAATAAGCGGCATCCAGGATGAGCGGATATACCTGGAATTCAACGACGCGCGGCTGGCCGAACTCGGTCTCTCCGCCAACATGATTAGGAACACCATCGCAAGTACCAATATCGTATATCCCGGGGGGGAAGTCAGTCTGGAGGATGAGCGCATCGTACTCGAACCGACCGGCAGTTATGCCGATCTCGAAGATCTTGCGCGCACCTTCGTTCCGGTGGGCAGGGGCGGAAGCGTTTACCTCGGCGACATCACCCACATAGTAAGGGGTTACAGCAGCCCGCGGCAGCACCTGGTTAAAATAAACGGCCGGCCGGGTCTGGCGCTTTCGGTAGCGCTCAGCGAAGGGGCCAATGTCATCCGATTGGGAGAAGAGATCAATCGGGTGCTCGAGGTTCACCAGGACCGGTTGCCCCTCGGTGTTACGCTGAACCGGATCGCCTCCCAGGATTTCGAGGTGGAAAAGTCCGTTAACGACTTCACCAACAACCTCCTTCAAAGCGTCCTGGTCGTCTTTCTTTCCATGCTGTTCTTTCTGGGCCTGCGCACCGGCCTGGTGGTCGCCAGCCTCATTCCCACGGCCATCGTCGCGACGCTTTTCGTCATGGGACTGCTGGACCTTGGTCTCAACCAGGTCTCACTGGCCGCGCTGATCATGGCACTGGGACTGCTGGTGGACAATTCCATCGTGGTAACCGAATCGATCATGGTCAAGATGGAAAACGGCGCCGATCCCGTTGATGCCGCTATTGAATCGACCCGGGAGCTGGCCGTACCGCTCCTGGTCTCCTCCCTGACGACATCTGCCGCCTTCCTGTGCTTCTTTCTCGCCGAATCGATCATGGGCGAGATCGTCCGGCCCCTATTCAGTGTGATTACCATCGCACTGTTGTCCTCGTGGCTGCTTTCCCTGACGGTCGTCGCTCTGTTATCGGTGTTCTTCATCAAGGTAAAACGACGGACTGCGGAAGCGGAGGACGACCGTTCGTTCTTTCAACGGTTGACCGTGATTTACGCGAGGTCGCTTCAAAAAGCGCTCGATCGGCCATGGTCGTTTACCACCGCAATCGCCGGACTGTTCGTCCTTTCCGTTTTCGGTTTTGGCCTGTTGCCTTTCATCTTCACATCCGACAGTGAACGCAACCTGGTTACCCTGGACATGAATCTGCCCCTGGGTACCAAAATCGAAACGACGACCGCCCATGTGGATCAAATCGAGGCTTATCTGGCGGATAGTCTGCTGGTAGGCGAACGGCGACGGGGGGTAGTGGACTGGTCGAGTTTTATCGGCGCAGGGCCGATGTCCTACGATCTGGGCTATCAGCCGGGCGAAGCGAATTCGGGCTACGCCCACCTGCTGCTCAATACGAGCTCGGGCGAAGACAACCAGTGGGTGATCGACCGCCTCGATGCCTTCTGCTTCCGCTCCTTCCCGGACGCCAAAGTCAGGGTTGCCGGACTGGCCGGCGGTGGTGGAGGGGGCTCGGACGTGAGCGTGCGGATAGTCGGGCCCGATCCCGACGAGTTGTTCGCTATCTCTGAGCGGATCAAGCGGAAGCTCAGTGAAATCGCGGGAACGCAGAATATCGGCGATGACTGGGGCCCCAAAATCAAGAAGATCACCATCGACATCGACCAGTCCAGGGCCCGGCGTGCCGGGTTGACCAACCAGGATATCGCCCTCTCGCTGCAAACCGCCCTCACCGGTTTCAATACGGGTGTATTCCGCGAAGGCGATCAGAGTATTCCCATCATACTGCGAAACGAAAACAGCCAGGAAGTGGACGTGCGCCAGTTGGAAAGCATCAACATCTATGCGCAGGGGTCAGGCGACAACGTGCCGCTGGGGCAGGTGGCGCAGATCGTGCCCCAGTGGCAATACGCGAAAATCCTGCGTCGCGACCTTCACCGCACGCTTACCGTATCCTGCGATGCCAGAGCCGGTAATACCGCGCGGGATGTCATCGACGTGCTCGTCCCCTGGCTCGAGGAAGACAGCATATCCTGGAAATCGGAATATCGTTACGATCTGGGCGGCGAAGCGGAACAAAGCGCCGAAGCTTTCGGCGCGGTCCTGGCCAAGTTGCCGCTGTCGGCCTTCATCATTCTGGGTCTGTTGATCGTCCAGTTCAATTCCTTCCGCAGGACGTTCATCGTACTGAGCACGATTCCCCTCGGCCTGATCGGGGTCGTGATCGGACTCCTCGTTCTGCGCTCGTACTTTGGGTTCTTCGCCCTGCTCGGCCTGATCGCCCTGGCCGGGATCGTCATCAACAACGCGATTGTGCTGCTGGACCGAATCGGGATCGAGCGGGACCGGTTCGGACGCAAGCTGGAGGAGGCTATCGTGGCCGCGGCCCGGCAGCGTCTGCGGCCCATCCTGCTCACCACGTGTACGACGACCCTGGGACTCGTTCCCCTCTACCTGGGGGGCGGTCTGATGTGGGAACCCCTGGCGGTGGCCATTATGTCAGGATTGCTTTTCGCGACCGTAATCACCTTGTTTTTTGTGCCCGTGCTATACAAGATACTGTTCGCAACCAGGACCTGA
- a CDS encoding phytanoyl-CoA dioxygenase family protein: MDNGHQYTEMTDEQREHLDQYGYLIIEDALPPAVVGELNGAIDEVYDRARKEGTLGKVGDLNMRNCIVAHDAFLQLLDWPATIPLAWGALSWNIQMITSHLIVLPSGPEPTEEARRGHGMHRDGGRSFVEMQEPHPRILLKIAYVLSDQTDPSSGATSLVPGSNRITGEPPRDPATGWPYGAIQMNLPAGSAFLFEQRTFHSIGHNWCGHDRRTIFMGYAYRWVKPMDYIQMPKSLVDRCTPLQKQLIGEVGDALSYYLPEEEDVPLKAFLEGK; the protein is encoded by the coding sequence ATGGATAACGGACACCAGTACACCGAGATGACCGACGAGCAGCGGGAACATCTCGACCAATACGGCTACCTGATCATCGAAGACGCGCTTCCTCCGGCGGTCGTCGGGGAGTTGAACGGGGCCATCGACGAAGTGTACGACCGGGCCCGGAAGGAGGGCACGCTGGGGAAAGTCGGCGACCTGAACATGCGGAACTGCATCGTAGCCCACGACGCCTTTTTGCAGTTGCTCGACTGGCCGGCGACCATTCCCCTGGCCTGGGGCGCGCTCAGTTGGAACATCCAGATGATCACCTCCCACCTCATCGTGCTGCCCTCGGGGCCGGAACCCACCGAGGAGGCCAGGCGCGGACACGGCATGCACCGAGACGGCGGCCGGTCTTTCGTCGAAATGCAGGAACCCCATCCCCGTATCCTGCTGAAGATTGCCTACGTGCTCAGTGACCAGACCGATCCTTCCTCCGGGGCCACTTCGCTGGTGCCCGGCAGCAACCGGATTACGGGGGAGCCGCCCAGGGATCCGGCCACGGGCTGGCCCTACGGCGCCATCCAGATGAACCTGCCGGCCGGAAGCGCCTTCCTGTTCGAGCAGCGCACCTTTCACAGTATCGGCCACAACTGGTGCGGCCACGACCGCAGGACCATCTTCATGGGATACGCGTACCGGTGGGTGAAGCCCATGGACTATATCCAGATGCCGAAGTCCCTCGTGGACCGTTGCACACCCCTGCAGAAGCAGTTGATCGGCGAGGTGGGCGACGCGCTGAGCTACTACCTGCCGGAAGAAGAGGACGTGCCGCTCAAGGCCTTTCTTGAGGGGAAATGA
- a CDS encoding sulfatase-like hydrolase/transferase: MANVLLLISDEHNPFYSSVYGHPFVQTPAMDRLAETGVTYENAYCPSPLCTPSRSAFMTGRRVHEIQAYSNCTIGVDPDIPTYGGALSEQGVYSVHVGKTHVFAPSSELGFRETRLAREKTGSGDPEIGRRPFRIRRAAAERAAQFGVKESHLRLDLERVDAAVDWLTHTAPSLGQPWTLTVNIIHPHFPHYTSQELWDLFPRGGDLPEYGVDEETANHPRAREVREHFQTDLFTEDQVRGQRRGYLACVTFVDRQLARLVEALKASGLYDDTNVIYTSDHGEMLGKFGMWWKCSLYEDASRIPCIAAGPDFPSGVRVSTPVDLHDVQASLFASSGAERPMDWVGRPLQDVPENNDRRVVFSEYHGHGARYSAFMIRKGKWKYLHHVGAPHQLFDLDLDPDELQSVYEAHPAVAADLEKELRSICDPEAENGRADRFIEAQLTAMSTGE; encoded by the coding sequence ATGGCCAATGTCCTCCTGCTCATCTCCGATGAGCACAATCCCTTCTATTCCTCGGTCTACGGTCATCCTTTCGTCCAGACGCCGGCCATGGACCGATTGGCGGAGACCGGCGTCACCTACGAGAACGCCTACTGCCCGTCGCCTCTCTGCACACCCAGCCGGTCCGCCTTCATGACGGGGCGCAGGGTGCACGAGATCCAGGCCTATTCCAACTGCACCATCGGCGTCGACCCGGATATACCCACCTACGGGGGCGCCTTGTCAGAACAGGGCGTGTATTCCGTGCACGTGGGCAAAACGCACGTCTTCGCGCCGAGTAGCGAGTTGGGTTTCCGCGAGACGCGCCTTGCCCGGGAGAAAACGGGCTCCGGCGACCCGGAAATCGGACGGCGGCCGTTCCGGATCAGGCGGGCCGCCGCGGAACGGGCCGCCCAGTTCGGGGTAAAGGAGTCACATCTCCGCCTCGACCTGGAACGCGTCGACGCGGCCGTGGACTGGCTGACGCATACCGCGCCTTCGCTGGGGCAGCCCTGGACCCTCACGGTAAACATCATCCATCCCCATTTCCCCCACTACACCTCCCAGGAGTTGTGGGACCTCTTTCCCCGGGGCGGCGACCTGCCGGAATACGGGGTCGACGAGGAGACGGCGAACCATCCCCGGGCCCGTGAAGTGCGTGAACATTTCCAGACGGACCTGTTCACCGAGGACCAGGTGCGGGGCCAGCGCCGCGGGTACCTTGCCTGTGTGACCTTCGTGGACCGCCAACTGGCGCGTCTGGTCGAGGCGCTGAAAGCGTCGGGCCTGTACGACGATACCAATGTCATCTATACGTCGGACCACGGGGAGATGCTCGGCAAGTTCGGCATGTGGTGGAAATGCTCCCTCTACGAAGACGCGAGCCGCATCCCCTGCATCGCGGCGGGGCCCGACTTCCCGTCCGGGGTCCGTGTTTCAACGCCGGTGGACCTCCACGATGTCCAGGCGAGCCTGTTCGCTTCGAGCGGCGCGGAACGGCCAATGGACTGGGTGGGCCGTCCGCTGCAAGACGTACCGGAAAATAACGACCGGCGCGTGGTGTTCTCGGAATACCATGGCCACGGGGCCAGGTACAGCGCCTTCATGATCCGAAAGGGCAAGTGGAAGTATCTTCATCACGTCGGAGCGCCCCACCAGCTGTTCGACCTGGACCTCGACCCCGATGAGCTTCAGAGCGTCTATGAGGCGCACCCCGCGGTGGCCGCCGACCTGGAGAAGGAACTCCGTTCGATCTGCGATCCCGAGGCGGAGAACGGCCGGGCGGACCGATTCATCGAAGCGCAGCTCACAGCCATGTCGACCGGCGAGTGA